The Lactuca sativa cultivar Salinas chromosome 2, Lsat_Salinas_v11, whole genome shotgun sequence genome includes a window with the following:
- the LOC122196656 gene encoding uncharacterized protein LOC122196656 gives MAEAIVQTILSYLTKQAPTLLITFISSSIASGIPCPLLRHWSISLGCILSLIVGAAKGVANVLGFFKLDDASAKDAVSKIIGVIVTALVLCLYSPGNVSLDILEENSWSCALIISKVLLALRSIFTNPNPYKPQVLGIAHLYLVDRSKYDALAA, from the exons ATGGCTGAAGCAATCGTGCAGACAATTCTTTCAT ATTTAACTAAACAAGCTCCAACACTTCTTATCACCTTCATTTCCTCCTCCATCGCATCTGGGATTCCATGCCCTCTCCTACGTCACTGGAGCATCTCACTAGGTTGCATTCTATCACTCATTGTCGGCGCCGCCAAAGGGGTCGCTAACGTGCTCGGTTTCTTCAAATTAGACGACGCCTCCGCCAAAGACGCCGTCTCTAAAATTATTGGCGTCATCGTTACAGCTCTCGTTCTTTGTCTTT ATTCACCAGGCAATGTTAGCTTGGATATCTTGGAAGAAAATAGTTGGAGTTGTGCTTTAATAATTTCAAAGGTGCTACTTGCTTTGAGATCAATCTTCACCAACCCTAACCCTT ATAAACCTCAAGTTCTAGGAATTGCTCATTTGTACTTGGTAGACCGAAGTAAATATGATGCATTAGCTGCATAA
- the LOC111903270 gene encoding stamen-specific protein FIL1 has product MAAMDGSKINQATLVLLVLALVVGTYGQTCPNQLANLNVCAPFVVPGSTDLMPNSDCCGALQSIDRDCLCSTIQVATRLPTQCNLPVTCGN; this is encoded by the exons ATGGCTGCCATGGATGGTTCCAAAATCAATCAAGCAACACTGGTTTTGTTGGTACTAGCACTTGTGGTTGGAACTTATGGCCAAACATGTCCCAACCAGCTAGCAAATCTGAATGTGTGTGCACCCTTTGTGGTTCCTGGCTCGACAGACTTGATGCCGAACTCAGACTGCTGTGGAGCTCTTCAATCCATCGATCGTGACTGCCTTTGCAGCACTATCCAAGTCGCAACCCGTCTCCCTACCCAGTGCAACCTCCCTGTTACTTGCG GAAACTAA